The following are from one region of the Amylibacter sp. IMCC11727 genome:
- a CDS encoding NADH-quinone oxidoreductase subunit M, whose protein sequence is MDNLLSVVTFLPLLGAIILAVFLRGTDAAAQKNAKLVALVVTIATFIISIAIYTQFDPNNTGFQLVEEYEWFGGLTYKLGVDGISVLFVLLTTFLMPIVIGACWLVTDRVKEYMILFLILETLMIAVFCALDLILFYVVFEAGLIPMFLIVGIWGGQNRIYAAFKFFLYTLFGSVLMLVAMLAMWWDAGTTDIPTLLNHTFASESFSIAGVTVVGGMQTLLFLAFFASFAVKMPMWPVHTWLPDAHVQAPTAGSVVLAAILLKMGGYGFLRFSLPMFPVAADALATFVMTLSVIAIIYTSLVAMMQEDMKKLIAYSSVAHMGFVTMGIFTLNQQGLDGAIFQMISHGFISGALFLGVGVIYDRMHTRDIDAYGGLVVRMPAYALVFMLFTMANVGLPGTSGFVGEFLTLTAAFKANTWIAFGATTGVILSAAYALWLYRRVVFGDLIKESLKGITDMDRRERLMMAPLVVMTLLLGIYPALVLDLIGPSVSALVEHVQSATPETVTAAVSKASH, encoded by the coding sequence ATGGATAATCTTCTTTCTGTCGTCACCTTCCTGCCGTTGCTGGGGGCCATCATCCTTGCGGTGTTCCTGCGTGGAACAGATGCGGCTGCGCAAAAGAACGCCAAGTTGGTGGCATTGGTTGTCACAATTGCAACCTTCATCATTTCCATTGCGATCTACACGCAGTTTGATCCCAACAACACGGGCTTTCAGCTGGTTGAAGAATACGAATGGTTCGGCGGCCTAACGTATAAACTGGGCGTTGACGGTATTTCGGTGCTGTTCGTTCTACTGACTACATTCCTGATGCCGATTGTGATTGGCGCCTGCTGGTTGGTGACGGATCGCGTCAAAGAGTACATGATCCTGTTCCTAATCCTTGAAACGTTGATGATCGCAGTGTTCTGTGCGCTTGATCTGATCCTGTTCTATGTGGTGTTCGAGGCAGGTCTGATCCCGATGTTCCTTATTGTGGGCATTTGGGGGGGACAAAACCGCATCTATGCGGCGTTCAAGTTCTTCCTCTACACACTGTTCGGCTCCGTTTTGATGCTGGTTGCGATGCTTGCCATGTGGTGGGATGCAGGTACGACGGATATTCCGACATTGCTGAACCACACCTTCGCATCAGAATCATTCTCAATCGCGGGTGTAACAGTAGTGGGCGGTATGCAAACGCTGCTGTTCCTTGCTTTCTTTGCCAGCTTTGCGGTGAAGATGCCGATGTGGCCTGTTCACACATGGTTGCCAGATGCACACGTGCAGGCCCCGACAGCGGGTTCCGTGGTGCTGGCGGCGATCCTGTTGAAAATGGGCGGCTATGGCTTCTTGCGGTTCAGCTTACCGATGTTCCCGGTGGCCGCCGATGCGCTCGCGACCTTTGTGATGACCTTGTCTGTGATTGCCATTATCTACACCTCCCTTGTGGCGATGATGCAGGAAGACATGAAAAAGCTGATTGCCTATTCATCTGTGGCGCACATGGGTTTTGTAACCATGGGGATTTTCACACTGAACCAACAGGGCCTTGATGGCGCGATTTTCCAAATGATCAGCCACGGCTTTATCTCGGGGGCATTGTTCCTCGGGGTTGGGGTGATCTATGATCGGATGCACACCCGCGATATTGATGCCTATGGCGGCCTTGTGGTGCGTATGCCTGCCTATGCGCTGGTGTTTATGCTGTTCACCATGGCCAATGTTGGTTTGCCTGGCACGTCTGGTTTTGTTGGGGAATTCCTGACACTGACCGCCGCGTTTAAGGCGAACACTTGGATCGCCTTTGGGGCCACAACGGGTGTGATCCTATCTGCGGCTTATGCGCTTTGGCTTTATCGTCGGGTTGTCTTTGGCGACCTGATCAAAGAAAGCCTGAAAGGCATCACCGACATGGATCGCCGCGAACGCCTGATGATGGCGCCGCTGGTGGTGATGACTTTGCTGCTTGGGATTTATCCCGCGTTGGTGCTTGATCTGATCGGCCCAT